The following coding sequences are from one Streptomyces sp. V3I7 window:
- a CDS encoding dioxygenase has protein sequence MSAAAQERMPALYLSHGAPPLADDPVWPGQLAAWSAALPRPKAILMVSAHWEEAPLALGATRTIPLVYDFWGFPEHYYRVTYEAPGAPELAESVRKLLRAPGMPVQDIPDRGLDHGAYVPLVEMYPGADIPVLQVSLPTLDPVRLMAIGRRLAPLRDEGVLIVGSGFFTHNLAALRHAGAVPSWSSEFDDWGRRALENRDWDALLDFLHKAPAGRYAHPRTEHFAPLFVTMGAAEAGGPAAQKSVIDGFWMGMAKRSVQFD, from the coding sequence ATGTCCGCCGCCGCCCAGGAGCGCATGCCCGCCCTCTACCTCAGTCACGGCGCCCCGCCGCTGGCCGACGACCCCGTCTGGCCCGGCCAGCTCGCCGCCTGGTCCGCCGCTCTGCCGCGCCCCAAGGCGATCCTCATGGTCTCCGCCCACTGGGAGGAGGCCCCGCTCGCCCTCGGCGCCACCCGGACCATCCCCCTGGTGTACGACTTCTGGGGCTTCCCCGAGCACTACTACCGCGTGACGTACGAGGCCCCCGGCGCCCCCGAGCTCGCCGAGTCCGTGCGCAAGCTGCTGCGCGCCCCCGGCATGCCCGTGCAGGACATCCCGGACCGCGGCCTCGACCACGGGGCGTACGTCCCCCTCGTCGAGATGTACCCCGGCGCCGACATCCCCGTGCTCCAGGTCTCCCTGCCGACCCTCGACCCGGTCCGGCTGATGGCGATCGGCCGCAGGCTCGCGCCGCTGCGCGACGAGGGCGTGCTGATCGTCGGCTCCGGCTTCTTCACGCACAACCTGGCCGCGCTGCGGCACGCGGGCGCTGTGCCCAGCTGGTCCTCCGAGTTCGACGACTGGGGGCGCCGCGCGCTGGAGAACCGCGACTGGGACGCCCTGCTGGACTTCCTCCACAAGGCCCCGGCCGGCCGCTACGCCCACCCCCGCACCGAGCACTTCGCCCCGCTGTTCGTGACCATGGGCGCGGCGGAGGCCGGCGGGCCGGCGGCGCAG
- a CDS encoding MarR family winged helix-turn-helix transcriptional regulator encodes MTPAPASDSSAQHRWLTAEEQRVWRSYLQATTLLEDHLDRQLQRDAGMPHIYYGLLVQLAEAPHHRLRMTELAMRAKITRSRLSHAVARLERNGWVRREECPADKRGQFAVLTEQGADVLRRTAPGHVDAVRQALFERLTSAQQKALGEIMEIVAEGLQPSEAGADLPWLR; translated from the coding sequence ATGACCCCGGCACCGGCATCCGACTCCTCTGCGCAGCACCGCTGGCTCACCGCCGAGGAGCAGCGCGTCTGGCGTTCGTACCTCCAGGCCACCACCCTGCTGGAGGACCACCTCGACCGTCAGCTCCAGCGTGACGCGGGCATGCCGCACATCTACTACGGCCTCCTCGTCCAGCTCGCCGAGGCCCCGCACCACCGGCTGCGGATGACCGAGCTGGCCATGCGGGCGAAGATCACCCGCTCCCGGCTCTCGCACGCGGTCGCCCGCCTGGAGCGCAACGGCTGGGTGCGCCGCGAGGAGTGCCCCGCCGACAAGCGCGGTCAGTTCGCGGTGCTGACCGAGCAGGGCGCCGACGTGCTGCGGCGCACCGCGCCCGGCCATGTGGACGCCGTACGCCAGGCCCTGTTCGAGCGGCTGACCTCGGCACAGCAGAAGGCCCTCGGCGAGATCATGGAGATCGTCGCCGAGGGCCTTCAGCCGAGCGAAGCGGGTGCGGACCTGCCCTGGCTCCGCTGA